GCGGCATCGTGTTGTTGCTCCACACCGGGGCGGAAACCGTCATCGGCATCCGTGGTACGCTTGTGCAACATCGGTAAATTCGCCGCCGCAAACCGCTCCCCAATTTCTGCCTGAATCAAACGCCCCGCCGTCGGCCCCGACATCCGCAGCCGCAAATGCCCAAACGGAATAATGTATTTCAACCCATCGAAATTCACGATGTAATTTCCGGGGTAAATGGTACGTGCCGGGGTCAGTGCCAACGGGTCAGCACCCGGTTGATACACCGTCTTGCGCGTCAAATGTTCGCCAAAGAAAAACGCCTGTAACCGCGCCGCAAAGGTTTCCAGACACGCCCGATGATCATGCGCCCCCGATAATGGGCAAGGGTAATCAAAATGGCTAGTCTGCTGTTCAAACCCAAATAATTTCGCCAAATCGTGATAAGCAGCATCGTGCGGTACGGGCGTATCCCGATGAAACTGGCACGCGCCATTGAGATCATAGTCAGCAATTTCGTGCAAAAACGCACTCACATCATCCAGAAAATTCGCTGCCATCACCGAGGGCGATACCGGCGGATCACCCACCAGTTTTCCGGTCAACATAGCGATGTCATTGGTTTGGAAAATCTGATTAATGTGATGGAAATAATCCAATTCCGGCAAAAACAACTGGTCACTATCCACCAGATAATACAAGGTGCGGTCTTTATTCCGCGTCAGTTGCAGCATTTTCAGGTAGCTGAGATTACGGTTTGCGGCCTGCCCTTTGCGGTAAAAACGTTCAGCGGGCTGCGTAGTCAGCAAGTTACCTAAATGCTGACGTTGCGCGGCGGGGATGCTTTGCAACACCTGATATTGTTCCGGCAGGTCGAAATGGATCACGTCCAGCCCTTTCGCGCTGTATTCCGTCACCAACGCCTGATGTGCCGCGATGCACTGCGGCTCACGGCTGTCTTCAGCAACCACAATCGTCATACCGCCGTCGTAGCCGTAGCGGGCGATTTGCTGGTGAATGCTTTCCAGACAATTGCGTAAATGCGCGGGGCGGTCAGCGACTGGAATACTCAAGATAAAATCAAAGGTTTGCATCATGCAGCCTTCCTTCTTTGATTTCTATCCACGTGAAAGTGTCCGACGGGCTACGTGCCAGAATATCAACGGCTTTAAAATCCAATGGGGCGCGTTGCATAACTGTGTCATAAAAACCGTTGGGTGCGTCATAGTTTATCGCCTGCCATTCCGTTGGAAAATGGAAGGTTAGTTGCCCTTCTGTGACTTCAGGCATGATGTGCATCCTGTTCACGGTCAAACTGGGCTAACTCTTCATCCAATGCCACGATGGTTTGCAAATCATCCAAGGAATCACCAGACTCCACCACTACGCCATCCTCCCCCTTGAGCAAGGAAAAATAGCGTGTCGGGATAGGCTGTTCCATTGTCAGAATATCCAATTCTTTCAGCAAAAAATAACTGTGCGTGGCGATGAAGATCTGAATACCTGCTTTTGCCAGTTGCAGAATGACACGCGCAACAACCTTGATCAAACGCGGGTTTAAATTCGCTTCCGGCTCATCCCAAAACAGATAACCGCCTTTTTGTAATGCGCCGACCGCAATCAGTTGCGCCAGCATTGCTAGTTTACGAATACCCTCCGCCACCAGCGGCATTTCCATTTTTTTATTATCTGATAATACCAAATAGAAACGTCCATTATCTAAGGAAATCTTACCGCCCATTGAATTTTCTAAAATAGAAAGCAAATCTACCATTGGTTTTTTTAGTGGTGGTTCACCCAACAATAAACACGTATCCCGATAAGTTTCCTCAAACTCAAGAAACCGCCCTTCATAAAGAGAAACAAAACCGGGATAAATTGTCAGTAACTCTCTTGTCGGTATAAAAACAGGACGAACATCCAACCATTGATTAGGTTTTTTGCGGATTTCACCTAACATGAAAGTATCGACGGTAAAAGCGCAATTCAAACCTGCTTCGTCAAACTCAAAAGAAACCGATAATTCAACTTCCGATCCCCTAATGAGTCCATCGACTCCTCTTGAGTGAAACACATTGTCCATCTTTCTTGCATAGTGCTGCTGCAATGTCGCTTCGTTGGGCACTGAATCGGGTTTTAACTTACCTTGATAATAATTTTCTGCCAGCACTGCATACGCCAGTTTCAACACATGCGTTTTACCCGTGCTGTTTTCACCGACGATGACGTTCAAGCCCGCTGCAAACTCAAAGTTGGCTTTGGAAAAAACAGTAAAATTTTCAATACTTAAGCGTTCCAGCATGGTTTTTCCTATCAGTCCAGATGAATCACAAGCTTGTTAGCAATCATAGCACAAGTCCTAACCTGCATCGTGCTACCGGCGCGAAGAATAATTGGGGTAAGCATCCTGATCCACCATTAATTCAATCAAATTAATACCCTGATGAAAATCGGCTAATTCAAACACACGTTGGCAATCAGCATCACTGGTGATTTTAAAATGGTTAATGCCAAACGATTGTGCCAATAGTGCGTAATCTGGGTTTTGAAAATCGCAATCGAGAAACCGCTGTTGATATTGCTGATGCTGGTTTTTGCGGATCAAACCCAAAGTCTGGTTATTGAACATAATGATAGTCAGCGGAATCTGGTAATTCACCGCCGTCATGATTTCCATGCAGCACATTTGAAAACCGCCATCGCCGAGAATCGCAAACATTGGCTTTTTCAAGGCAAAGCGTGCGCCAATTGCCGCAGGAATCGCATGACCTAATGACGACACGCCAGTATTCGGCACAAACAAATCATCCGCTTTCACCCGATAAAGGTTTTGCGCGAAAATAATATTGTCATCGACCAACACAATGCCTTCGTCAAAATGCTGTTCCAGCCGCGCAAACAGGGTTTTCACCAGTGCAAATTTTTCCCCGAAAATCACCGTATTATGCGCTATGTTTTGCTGGTCAATACGGCGTTTGAAGGCAGCAATATCCGGGCGTGGTTTCGGTTCAAGCCCTTGCGGAACACAACAGGCATTTATGGATTTGAGGAAATCACCAAGGTCGGACTGAATGGCTAAATCCGCTTTGAATACCTTTTCCAATTGCGCCACATTACGGTCAACCTGAATGATTTTACTGGGGTTTAATACGCCCTGTTTCCACACATAACTGGTACGTTCATTGAATCCCGCCCCCAACAAAATAATCAGGTCAGCTTCTTCCATGAAATAGTGCATGGCATGACCGCTGGACGTAACCCCCAAACTGCCCAAAGCGAGTTCGGAACGTTCGTCAATAGCACCCTTGCCCTTCAAGCTGGTGGCAACCGGAATATTGAGGTGGTCACTGAACCGACGCAATTCGGCACGCGCTTGCGCCGATTGCAGGCAACCGTAACCCGCGAGAATCACCGGACGTTGCGCTTGGCGGATCATTTCCGCGCATTGTTCCAACAGTTGTGGGGAAATTTGCAGCTTGGGTGGCGGCTTTAATGTGGGCAATTTTTCCAGAATCGCCGCATCAACCAGCTCCTTCTGCACATTCACCGGGATGCTCAATACCACAGGCCCCGGCACGTCAGAAACCAATTGCCGAGCGGCTTGGTTCAGCACGTTAGTGAGGTAATCGGTGCGTTCGATCAGCTTGTGGTAGCGGGTTACACCGGAAAATAGCGCAGTCTGATCAATGCTGCCGCCCTCCCCCGAACTTTCCTGCAAACCACCACGCCCGAAAATGTGGGTCGGTGCTTCGCCGGTAATCACGATCATCGGCAATTTATCGGCGTAAGCGTTGGCAATGCCAGTGATCAGATTGCTTGCACCGGGGCCTGCGGTGGTAATGCACGCGCCAATCCGCCCGCTGACACGTGCATAACCGCCCGCCATGAATGCCGCACCCTGCTCGTGCTTAACCAGTACAGTCTGAATGCTGGAGTCGTAGAGGTCGTCGTATACCGGCAAAATATGCGCCCCAGGCATCCCGAAAATCGTGTCCACCCCCAACTGTTGCAGGAATTTGACGATGAGTTGGCTGACCTGAATTTGCATGAAAGGCTACCTGTGCCGCTTAAACGTAGAATTGGCAAACGATAACCCAAACAGCGCCGCTTGTGGCACTGATTTTGTGCAAATTTCCAACACTAGGCGGCTAACAGCACCAATTGTGGCACGGCAGTTTCTGAATCTGCCCACAAAATTGCGTTCTGTGCGTATTGCTCACCCAATGATTTAGCATTCTCCAAATCCAAACCCGGCACTAGAAAACTCGCCTCGCCTTGCCACTCGCCCGCCGGATCTAAGCCAATCGCAGGAATGGTCATATAACCGTGCTCTGCTAACTCTGCCGCCAATTGCTGTTGCGCAAGGGCATTTTCAGCCTCACTCAATGGCCAGCTATGCGGATTGCAAGCGGTGATAAACGCCGCACACGTATGTCCCATTTCCCGCAATAACTGCGCCAATTCATCGGACGGGCTATCCGTCCGCAGCGTAAATGCGCCCTGTGGGTATTGCACTTGGTAATGGGCAGCGTGATACGCCGCCAGTAATTCTGTTGTCATCATTGAAAGTCCCCATTTATTGATACTGTTATTCGCCCAAAATCACGCCACCGAACAGCGCAGGATTTCGCCAAGCCTCGTCTTGTTTGGCTTTCCATGCCAATTTGCCGTCGCGGTCGCCGCCGTCGTCATCGTCGTTAACATGAATATCCAAGCCCATGCGTTGCCCTGCACGCGGATCAATGCCCAAGCCCGCCCAAGGTAGGGTGACATCCAGCACGTAACCATTACCGGAACGGGTCACGCTATGCTTCAATGGTACGCGGTCAATTTTCGGTGAGTTTTTGCCCAAGACAACTTTGCCAGCTTTCAGGTCAAAAATGAAGTGGAAATCGTTGCGTTGGTCATATTGCTGGCTCATGGAACCATCCGCATCCAGATACAATTCAACGGCATCGTCTTCCCAAGGCAACGTGGAATCGCTCACGCCGGGGCGGTCATCTTCCACCCCAATACGCAAATAGAGGTGTTGCTGATCCCAGCTTGCTTGCCACATTGCCGCCAAATCTGCCGTGCCGTCGATTTTGCCATTCAGCACATTACGCAATTGATAGGCAGAAGCCTCCGCCCAGACATCCGCCGGATTACGCGCTTGCCGGATCAAGGCATTGCCTCCAGCAACGTATTGTTCCTTAGGCATGGTGCGCATGGTCACTAAAGTGGTTTCCGCTGGCGGTAAGGGCGCATCTTCTGGTGGAATATTTCCCATTGGGAATGGCGGCGGTTCACCGTGGATAGGTTCGTACTGCGGCGCGGTCGCATCCAAGGGTTCAGATTGGGTTTTCATCGCCTCCAACGTCACCGCCGGTTTTGCCTGCCGCACCAACGTATCCCCAGAACAACCGTTCCACCAACAGCGATTGGCGCGGGTGAATTCCAGCAAAGCCTTATGTTTTGGCGCTTGTGCATCCGGCTGGGTAATGTATTCCTTGGTGCCAAAACTGCCGTATTTGCGGTAAATGCGCGGTGAGCTGAAATGCACAAATAATTTGCCTCCCGCTTGCTTCCAGCCCGTCAAGAGGTCTCGATAAATGGCTGCCATTTGTGGGTGACGATTGGCGGCATAAAACAGAGGGTTCGGGTGCTGAGCGTCGGATTTGGTGGTCATATCCACCAAATGTTGCCCACCTTCATACGCAATCAAATCCACCCCAAAGCTTTTTGCCACCTCGGCTTGTTTCTCAATCAATTTGATTTCATTCGGCAAGGAATGTGGGTACTTCGGATCAGTCATTACTCGGAAAATATCACTGACACTGCGTGCCTGACGTAAAGCATTGGCATCGCCATACACATAGGGTGCGACGGCATAAGCATCGGTAAAGCGGTAGGCACCGTTGTAAGACAAAATGGTTTTGCTCATGCGTGTGCTACCGATTAAGCCCGACATCACCCGCACTACCCGCTTATTGCCGCGAAAGACTTGTTCCCAAATCCCAAACACATCCACCGAACGCTTGGAATAGAATTTATACGCCGCCTGATTCGGGTCAGGGTCTAAGCCCATTTGCACCCCTTGCTGCTTGGCAAAAGCGTGTTGGGTAAATACGCCATTCCACACTTCGTTGGAATATTCCACGTACACTTTTAAGGTCGGCTCAAGATTGGCTTGCACATACTCGGCAAAGCGACGGATGAAGTCATTGCTGGCGGCATGAGGCATGGAAAACCACGGGTCGGCGTGCAAGCGATTCGCAAGTTCCACCATCACTTCCATCGGTGCGCCGCGAATCCCTTCTGCACCACCCCAAGTTTGTTGATCAATGCTGGCACGATCCTCCCACGCATACACCGGGTTACGGGTAATCCCGCTCATATTCATGAAACGGATCACGCGAAAATCACGCATATACGTCAAATAATCAGGGTTAAAAATGATTTTGCTGGAATGCTGTTCAAATGACAGGTAATTCCCCGAACACTGTCCCGCACCCGCCACGCGCTGAAACGGGTTATTCGCACAAATCCCCCCCAGCGGCAAAATACGGATATTGCGGATGGGATTCGCCGGATTCGTTGCCAAAATAAATAAGGTTGCGTTTAACTCATTGTCTTTACCCGGATCGAGATTGATGATGTCACGCCCCAACACGCCCTCGACTAAAGCGGCATCGTTACGGTAATCAAGCTTACCTTCGCCCTCATACAGCACAATGTACTTACCACTGGGAATCGTACCCGCCGGTAATTTGCTGACAAAGCGCGTACCCGCTTGCCCGCCCTGAGCAATCTTTTTGGGCCAACCGTTGCGATCGTACTCGATGTGACCCTTGTTTAACTGCCGCGCCTCGCGGAATGGCAAGGACATTTTCATCAAATCAATGAACGGCACACTGGAATCGTCATCCATGATTTCATTGGTATTCGTCCCCAATGCCGAATGACTGTTATAGAACGCCTCGGCAGGTGTCATGGCTGCTAAACCCAATAGCAACAGAACAACCAAAGCCCAGCGGCTTCCCTCTGAATGGCAAGCATTTATCATGATTAAGTAAACCCCATGTTATCGTAAGCAGCAGCACAAGCCTCGCGCCAACACTGCCTTTTCCCCAATTCGTTATGCTTGGAAAACCAATATGTTCTTTAAGTTCCCTTTTCGCTATTATTCCATCCTTTTGCTGACAAGCGACTGAACCGGATCTTAATACCATGCAAAAGCTGATTATCGAAGGTGGCGTAACCCTAGACGGAGACGTAGAAATCTCTGGGGCGAAAAACGCTGTCCTGCCCCTGCTCGCTGCCACCTTACTGGCAGAAACCCCCATGACCATCCGCAATGTGCCACGCCTGAAGGATGTGTCCACCCTCGCGGCAGTCATCGCGGGCATGGGTGTTACCGTGGAAACTGACGAACACAATAATGTCCACACCGACACTGCCACCATTCAGCATTTTGTTGCGCCGTATGACTTGGTACGCACCATGCGGGCTTCGATTCTGGTATTAGGGCCAATGGTAGCGCGTTACGGTGAAGCCGAAGTGTCCCTGCCCGGTGGGTGCGCGATTGGTTCACGCCCGGTCAATATTCACTTGAGTGGTTTGGAAGCAATGGGTGCGAAGATTGTGGTCGAAGAAGGCTACATCCGCGCTACTGCCAAGCGCCTCAAGGGTGCGAAAATCGTCATGGACATTGTGACGGTGACAGGTACCGAAAACTTGCTAATGGCGGCGGTATTAGCGGAAGGCACAACGGTTCTGGAAAATGCCGCGCGTGAACCAGAAGTGGTCGACCTTGCCAACTGCCTGATTGCGATGGGCGCAAAGATCAAAGGCGCGGGCACTGACAAAATCACCGTTGAAGGCGTCACCAGCCTCAAAGGCGTCGATTACAGCGTACTACCCGACCGTATTGAAACCGGCACTTTCCTCGCGGCAGCGGCGATTACCGGCGGGCGCGTGAGGACATTAAAAGCAGCACCTGATACACTTGATGCTGTACTGCACAAATTCACCGAAGCAGGCGCATTGGTTACAAGCGGCGCGGATTGGATCGAAGTCGATATGCGGGATCGCACCCTGAAAGCGGTCGATATTCGCACCGACCCCTACCCCGCGTTTCCCACCGATATGCAAGCGCAATTCATGGCAATGAATGCAGTGTCGCGGGGCATTGGGGTGATTGTCGAAACCATTTTCGAGAACCGCATGATGCACGTTGCCGAACTGATGCGCCTGGGGGCAAATATCCGCTTGGAAGGCAATACCGCCATCGTCGCCGGAATGCCATATCTCAAAGGTGCGCCAGTAATGGCAACCGATTTACGCGCTTCCGCCTCGCTAGTGCTGGCAGGCTTGGCAGCGCAAGGCAAAACCACGGTGGATAGGATTTACCACACCGACCGTGGTTATGAACGTATTGAAGAAAAACTCTCCCGACTGGGTGCGCGTATCCAACGGGTAAATGGATAAGATTGTGAAACAGACACTGACCATTGCGCTATCCAAAGGGCGCATCTTTAAAGATACCGCACCGCTGTTAAAAGCCGCCGGTATCGAACCTTTGGACGACCCCGAAACCAGCCGTAAACTGATCCTCGACACCAACCGCGACGATGTGAAAATTGTCATTATTCGTGCCACCGATGTGCCAACCTATGTGCAATACGGCGCGGCGGATTTGGGTGTGGCGGGCAAAGACGTGCTCATGGAACACGGCGGTCAAGACCTCTACGAACTGGTGGATTTGCAAATCGCACGTTGCAAACTGATGGTTGCAGGCTTCCCCGATCGCCCATTACCCACCACTGGGTTGAAAGTCGCCACCAAGTTTGTGAACTGCACACGGCGCTATTTTGCCGAACAAGGCCGTCAAGTCGACATCATCAAACTATACGGCTCGATGGAACTTGCCCCACTGGTTGGCTTGGCCGATTGCATTGTGGACGTGGTGGACACTGGCAACACCTTACGCGCCAATGGCTTAGCCCCACTGGAACACATGGCAGACATTACGTCGCGCCTGATCGTTAACAAAGCATCCATGAAACTTAAACACGCCCCGATTCGTGAGCTAATTGCCCAGATTCAGGCGGCTGTCGCACAGAGGAACGCCTAATGAAATATCCAACCGACGACTTACGCATCATCGGTATGCACGAACTCACGCCGCCGGTAGAACTGCACCGTGAATACCCACTGAGCGAAACCGCCACCGAAACCGTGCATGACGCCCGTGAAATTGCACACCGCATCCTGCACGGTGAAGACGACCGCTTGCTGGTAGTGGTTGGCCCATGCTCCATTCACGATGTGGATGCAGCAATGGAATACGCCACGCGCTTGCAGCCCTTACGCGATGAGTTAAAAGATCAGTTGCATATTATTATGCGGGTGTATTTCGAGAAGCCACGCACCACCATTGGCTGGAAAGGCTTGATCAATGACCCGGATATGGATAACAGCTTCCACATCAACAAAGGCTTGCGCATGGCGCGTAAGTTATTGCTGGATCTGAACAATATGGGAATGCCTGCTGCTACCGAATACCTCGATCTGATTAGCCCGCAATACCTGGCGGATTTGGTAAGCTGGGCAGCGATTGGCGCACGTACTACCGAAAGCCAAGCGCACCGCGAACTCGCTTCAGGGGTTTCTTGCCCGATTGGTTTCAAGAACGGCACGTATGGCAACCTGAACATTGCGATTGACGCCATTGGCGCATCCTCCCGCCCGCACCATTTCCTGTCTGTTACCAAGGAAGGGCATACCGCGATTTTTGCGACCAAAGGTAACGAAGATTGCCACGTGATTTTGCGCGGTGGGCAAGAGCCGAATTACGATGCGACCAGTGTTGCCGCTGCCGTCGCCGCATTGGAAAAGGCCAAACTGCCGCCGTATCTGATGGTCGATTTCAGCCATGCGAATAGCTACAAAGACTATCGCCGCCAACCGGAAGTCGCCGCGAATGTCGCCGCGCAAATTGCCGCAGGTAACAAAGCCATTAGCGGTGTGATGATTGAAAGCCACTTGGTCGAAGGCAACCAAAAAGCCGACGGCAAACAGCGCGAAGAATTGGTTTACGGACAAAGCATCACCGACGCTTGCATCAACTTCGACACCACCGAAGCAGTGCTGCGTCAGTTGGCGGAAGCTGTAGAAACACGGCGTAAGCAATAGGAGTTAACACATGCTCAACATGACCGAATTAACCACCACCGACAGCGCGTTCTGGAGCAAGTTGCAAGACCTGCTGGCGTGGGAAAGCGTCTCCGATGACGCGGTATTCAACACCGTCAACGGTATCCTCAAAGATGTGCGCAAACGCGGTGACGCGGCGGTAGTCGAATACACCAACCGCTTCGACCGCATGAGTGTGGGCAGCATGGCGGAACTGGAAATTCCTGCCGATCGTGTGCAAGCAGCACTGACCAAAATCACGCCAGAACAGCGTACCGCCTTGGAAGCAGCGGCAGCTCGCCTAAAGTCTTACGCCCAACACCAATTGCTGGATTCGTGGAGTTACACCGAAGCCGACGGCACGTTGCTGGGGCAACAAGTCACTGCGTTGGATCGGGTCGGTTTGTACGTCCCCGGTGGCAAAGCGGCTTACCCCTCTTCGGTGCTGATGAATGCCGTGCCTGCCAAAGTTGCCGGTGTGCCAGAATTAATCATGGTCGTACCCACCCCCGATGGTGAGGTCAACGAATTGGTACTGGCAGCCGCCGCGATTTCCAACGTTGACCGCGTGTTTGCCATCGGTGGCGCACAAGCGGTTGCGGCACTGGCTTACGGCACAGCAACCGTTCCGCAAGTGGATAAAATCGTCGGCCCCGGTAATATCTACGTCGCCACTGCCAAACGCATGGTGTATGGCACGGTCGGTATTGACATGATTGCAGGCCCTTCCGAAATCCTCGTGGTGTGCGATGGTAAAACCAACCCGGACTGGATTGCGATGGATCTATTTTCGCAAGCAGAGCACGACGAAGACGCGCAATCCATTCTGGTCTGCCCCGATGCGGATTTCATCGCACAGGTGAAAGCCAGCATCAACCGTTTAGTAGAAGAAATGCCGCGTAAGGCGATCATTTCTACCTCGCTGCAAAACCGTGGTGTGTTGATTCATGTGCAAGATATGGCAGAAGCGGTGAAAGTCGCCAACTATATTGCGCCGGAACATTTGGAGCTTTCCGTGGAGAATCCACGTGAAATGGCAACGCAAATCCGTCATGCAGGCGCGATTTTCATGGGACGTTACACAGCGGAAGCGGTGGGTGACTACTGTGCGGGGCCAAACCACGTATTGCCGACTTCACGTACTGCACGTTTCTCCAGTCCGCTGGGGGTGTATGACTTCCAGAAACGCTCTTCCTTGATTGATTGTTCAGCAGAAGGTGCTTCAGCACTGGGTAAGATTGCCTCCGTATTGGCACGCGGCGAAGGTTTAGTGGCACACGCCCGTTCAGCCGAATATCGCATCAAAGACTAAGCGCTTCTGTTCATCATTTCCCCTCCAAAAGCCCCGTTTGTCGGGGCTTTTTTGTTCACTGCAAAAAGTTCACCGTAATTGCAAAAAATTTGCAGAAAACCTCCAAAACCCTCTTTACATTAGTAAGTGCTAATATTATTATTATCCCATACTGAAACTTTCCAAAAACATTCGCTAGGAGATAAAATTATGAAACTGCAAACTATCGCTTTCGCTGCCCTGATCGCTTTCGCTGGTGCTGCTTCTGCTGAATTCACTGATGGCTTTGACAATGGTTCTGCTACTGGTCAAGGCGCTGGTCAAGGCACTGCTTCTACCAGCGGTCAAGGTACTGGTTACGGCACTGGTAACGGCGACGTAAACGGCTGGGGTCGTGGTAAAGGTGATGCTGACGGTGAAGTTGATTTCGCGATCACTTTCAAAGGCAAAGGTCGCACTAACATGGATACCGACATGGCTGCTAACGGCAAAGGCAATGGCGACTGGTACGGTGCTGGCAACGGTTATGGCTACGGCAACGGCACTGGCAACGGTTACGGCTACAACAACTTTGCTGCTAACGGCGCGAACAACGGTTTCGCTCCAGCCATGATGGCTCCACCAATGGCGATGCCTACTGCACAAGCACCAGGTGCTGCTGCTCCAGTTGCACCTGTTACTGCTCAATAAGACTAACGCAAGCACCACAGTTTGCTAAAAGGCATCCTTCGGGATGCCTTTTTTGGTTTATTCTCAGCGCTTTTACCGTATTATCCCGCTTTTAGCCGCTAACACACGAATTCTGCATGAATCTACCCGATATTCTAAAAGCTTGGCCACTGTACATTTTGCCGCACCACTTTATTTCCCGGCTGGTATTCCGCCTGACCCGCATCCAATGCCCAACCTTGGTTCCCCCCGCCATCCGTTTATTCAGCAAGGTGTTCAAGGTCAATTTAGCGGAAGCGCTCAACCCTGATCCCGCGAGTTATCTGACTTTTAATGCGTTTTTCACCCGCCCATTGCAACCTGCCCTGCGCCCAATGGCAGCAGGCGCTCAGGTAATGGTTAGCCCGGTGGATGGGCGCATTAGTCAAATGGGTAAAATTGAAGCGGGGCGCATTTTCCAAGCCAAAGGCCATGAATATTCTGCCGTGGAATTGCTCGGCGGGGATGATGTGCGGGCTGCCCCGTTTATGCAGGGTCAGTTCATGACGATTTACCTGTCCCCGCGTGATTATCACCGCATTCACATGCCACTCACCGGCACATTGACTGAACAAGTTTACGTACCGGGGCGACTTTTCAGCGTGGCGGGGCATACCGTGCGCACCATTCCGCGCTTATTTGCCCGCAATGAACGAGTCGTGACGCTGTTTGATACCGAATTCGGCAAGCTAGCAATGGTTTTAGTGGGCGCAATCAATGTTGCCGCCATTGAAACAGTATGGGATGGGCTGGTCACGCCTCCACAAGGTTGGGGCGTCAAGCGTCAAACATTCCCAGATGTTAATTTGGCAAAAGGTGCGGAAATGGGGCGTTTCAATATGGGTTCTACCGTGATCTTATTATTGGAAAACCCCAGTCTGGCATGGAATCAAGCACTAGGGGCTGACGTAGCGCTTCAGTTAGGACAAGCATTAGCAGAATTACCCGCAAAGGATTAAAGCGATGAAAACATATCAACAGGATTTTCTGGATTTTGCCATCGGGCAAGGCGTCTTGCGTTTCGGCGAATTCACCCTCAAATCAGGTCGGATTAGCCCGTATTTTTTCAATGCAGGCTTGTTCCAAACCGGCTCCGCTATCTCACGCCTTGGTAAATTTTACGCGCAAGCGATTGTCGACTCTGGTTTGGCATTCGACATGCTGTTTGGCCCTGCCTACAAAGGGATTCCGTTAGCAGCAGCGACAGCGATTGCGTTGTATGAATACCACGGCAAAGATTACCCTTACGCCTTCAACCGCAAAGAAGCCAAAGACCACGGCGAAGGCGGCACGATTGTTGGCGCTCCCCTGCAAGGGCGGGTATTGGTCATTGATGATGTCATGACCGCAGGCACTGCGATTCGTGAAGCAGCGGATATTGTCGCGGCTCAAGGGGCAAGCCTAGCGGGTGTCGCCATTTCACTCGACCGTCAGGAACGCGGCAAAGGGGAACAATCGGCTGTTCAGGAAGTGGAAGCCCTGTACGGTATCAAGGTCATTAGCATCGTGGGCTTGCAGGAAGTTATCAGCCACGTGGGCAGCAGCCTGCACGACGCAGCTTTGCTGGAAAAAGTACAAGCTTACCGCCGCGAATTCGGGGTTTAAAAGCACGCCTAAAAACG
The window above is part of the Thiothrix winogradskyi genome. Proteins encoded here:
- the pyrE gene encoding orotate phosphoribosyltransferase codes for the protein MKTYQQDFLDFAIGQGVLRFGEFTLKSGRISPYFFNAGLFQTGSAISRLGKFYAQAIVDSGLAFDMLFGPAYKGIPLAAATAIALYEYHGKDYPYAFNRKEAKDHGEGGTIVGAPLQGRVLVIDDVMTAGTAIREAADIVAAQGASLAGVAISLDRQERGKGEQSAVQEVEALYGIKVISIVGLQEVISHVGSSLHDAALLEKVQAYRREFGV